One Pseudomonadota bacterium genomic window carries:
- a CDS encoding peptide chain release factor 3 codes for MTHPVLEEEVNRRRTFAIISHPDAGKTTLTEKLLLFGGAINMAGTVKGRKAQRHATSDWMALEQQRGISVTSSVMQFPYGETVVNLLDTPGHEDFSEDTYRTLTAVDSALMVIDCAKGVEERTVKLMDVCRLRDTPIMTFINKLDREGREPLELLDEVESVLNIDCAPITWPIGMGRELKGVYHLQNDAVYLYEPGAKGEQGNTRVIAGLESAETKAALGDWAERVADEVELVRGASHEFDRDAYLAGQQTPVLFGSAIQNFGVRELLDTFTEHAPSPLGRSAGSRTVAPNETKLSGFIFKVQANMDPAHRDRIAFMRLCSGSYSPGMKLHNVRTGKVVRVSDALTFLAADRQHAEIAYAGDILGLHNHGTINIGDTFTQGERLAYEGIPSFAPELFRRAVLKDPLKSKALNTGLAQLCEEGATQLYRPLVRNELILGAVGVLQFDVVAHRLQHEYNVQCQFEAVNVATARWVECEDEKMFKQFKERCADNLSLDHGGDLVYIAPTRVNLDLAIERWPDVRFLATREFKLFDD; via the coding sequence ATGACCCATCCTGTACTCGAAGAGGAAGTGAATCGGCGTCGCACGTTCGCCATCATTTCTCACCCTGACGCTGGTAAAACCACGCTGACCGAAAAGCTCTTGTTGTTCGGCGGCGCCATCAACATGGCTGGCACAGTCAAAGGCCGCAAAGCACAGCGTCATGCGACGTCCGACTGGATGGCGCTTGAGCAGCAACGCGGCATTTCAGTGACGTCGTCGGTCATGCAATTTCCCTATGGCGAGACGGTCGTTAATCTGCTCGATACGCCCGGTCACGAGGATTTTTCCGAAGACACCTACCGGACGTTGACCGCCGTGGATTCGGCGCTCATGGTGATCGACTGCGCAAAAGGTGTTGAGGAACGAACGGTTAAATTGATGGACGTGTGTCGACTGCGAGACACGCCGATCATGACGTTTATCAATAAACTCGACCGTGAGGGGCGAGAGCCGCTAGAACTGCTCGATGAGGTCGAGAGTGTGCTGAATATCGATTGCGCACCCATTACCTGGCCGATCGGTATGGGTCGCGAACTCAAAGGCGTGTATCACCTGCAAAACGATGCCGTGTATCTCTACGAGCCGGGCGCCAAAGGCGAGCAGGGCAACACGCGCGTGATTGCGGGTCTGGAATCTGCCGAAACCAAGGCGGCGCTTGGTGATTGGGCCGAGCGCGTGGCCGACGAAGTCGAGTTGGTGCGGGGCGCGAGTCATGAGTTTGACCGCGATGCGTATCTTGCCGGTCAACAGACGCCCGTGTTATTTGGATCGGCTATTCAGAATTTTGGTGTACGCGAGTTATTGGATACGTTTACCGAACACGCGCCCAGCCCGTTGGGGCGAAGTGCTGGTTCTCGCACTGTGGCGCCCAACGAAACCAAACTATCGGGATTTATATTCAAGGTTCAGGCCAATATGGATCCAGCACATCGTGACCGCATTGCGTTTATGCGCCTGTGCTCAGGTAGCTACAGTCCGGGTATGAAGCTGCATAACGTGCGCACCGGTAAAGTCGTGCGCGTATCGGATGCGCTGACCTTTCTTGCTGCAGACCGGCAGCACGCCGAAATCGCCTACGCCGGCGATATTCTGGGTCTTCATAACCACGGTACGATCAATATCGGCGATACGTTTACCCAAGGCGAACGGCTGGCTTACGAAGGCATTCCCAGTTTCGCCCCCGAGCTCTTTCGACGTGCGGTGCTCAAAGATCCGCTCAAGTCCAAGGCACTCAACACGGGGCTGGCCCAGTTGTGCGAAGAGGGGGCAACCCAGCTGTATCGGCCTCTTGTGCGCAACGAGCTAATTTTGGGTGCGGTCGGCGTGCTGCAATTTGATGTCGTGGCACACCGTCTTCAGCACGAATACAACGTGCAATGTCAGTTCGAGGCGGTCAATGTCGCGACTGCGCGTTGGGTGGAGTGCGAGGATGAAAAAATGTTCAAGCAGTTCAAGGAACGTTGCGCCGACAACCTGAGCCTCGATCATGGGGGTGATCTGGTTTACATCGCCCCCACACGAGTGAATTTGGATTTGGCGATCGAGCGCTGGCCGGATGTCCGTTTTTTGGCCACACGAGAGTTCAAGTTGTTTGACGATTGA
- a CDS encoding DUF3488 and transglutaminase-like domain-containing protein, whose product MAKRRLTLRDQRRLSPKIDAIKLNWTLCFLSVASLPFIVHLPVWPVLLLLGTVLWRWWLRRREGSIPHAVIRFALTIGAALVVYATFGTFNGIEPGSSLLLVMAAMKLLETVTARDLLVLVFMSFFMILAAFLFDQSLASTAIAILLVWFGATTLVQVNRDSTPEQPVRAAKKAGRIVLHAVPLLLILFVLFPRIPGPFWALPSTDTGTTGLSNSMSPGSISDLLESSEIAFRVYFDDPPPPRHQLYWRGPVLETLKGGEWTPRTVQTVPSDVQLYGPGIDYTMVLEPHQSNWLLGLEFANPQSLPRFSEFETTGELVSRKVVTERLRFSLTSHPDYAFAAQLDASQRALNLHTASTDNPQTQRLAESWRAQHKQPQAIVQAALDHYNQEPFVYSLTDARIDGTRTIDRFLFDRRRGFCEHYASSFTLLMRYAGIPARVVTGYMGGEINTLTGHLTVRQSDAHAWAEVWLEDRGWVRIDPTAAVAPERVEQGITEALPDGEFLPTLMMSSSGVMTGLRQAMDAINANWNNWVLGYSDERQWSLLRKLGLKDRDLTSLVIVLTVCVTLTLLMLALWLRHAGETRHIDPAQRLYRRFQSRLERLGIEARPTEDARHYAVRAGAAHPDLAVYIERFCRLYLDVRYGRSPVQDGLRDMSALLAALPRFRRRKRVNRQTT is encoded by the coding sequence ATGGCCAAACGACGACTGACACTGCGCGACCAACGTCGGCTTAGCCCAAAGATCGACGCCATCAAACTCAATTGGACGTTGTGCTTTCTTAGCGTAGCCAGCTTGCCTTTTATTGTTCACCTGCCGGTGTGGCCCGTTCTGCTGTTGCTCGGCACCGTACTCTGGCGCTGGTGGCTGCGTCGCCGGGAAGGCAGCATTCCGCACGCCGTGATTCGTTTTGCGCTGACGATCGGCGCGGCGTTGGTTGTGTACGCCACGTTCGGCACGTTTAATGGCATTGAACCGGGCAGCTCATTACTGCTGGTCATGGCGGCAATGAAACTGCTCGAGACGGTCACGGCGCGCGATTTGCTGGTACTGGTGTTCATGTCGTTTTTTATGATTCTGGCCGCCTTTTTGTTCGATCAATCGCTCGCCAGCACCGCCATTGCCATTTTGCTCGTCTGGTTTGGCGCCACGACGCTCGTGCAGGTCAATCGCGACTCGACGCCCGAGCAACCCGTGCGGGCCGCAAAAAAAGCAGGGCGAATCGTGCTACACGCCGTACCGCTCCTGCTCATTTTATTCGTACTGTTCCCCCGAATTCCCGGTCCGTTTTGGGCCCTACCAAGTACTGATACAGGCACGACTGGCTTGTCCAACAGCATGTCACCAGGCAGCATCAGCGACCTATTGGAATCAAGCGAAATCGCCTTTCGTGTTTACTTTGACGACCCGCCACCACCGCGTCATCAGCTGTACTGGCGCGGTCCGGTGCTCGAGACGCTAAAAGGCGGGGAATGGACACCGCGAACGGTGCAAACCGTGCCCTCCGACGTGCAGCTGTACGGACCCGGAATCGACTACACCATGGTTCTAGAGCCCCATCAATCAAACTGGCTTTTGGGACTGGAATTTGCCAATCCACAGTCGCTGCCGCGCTTTAGTGAATTCGAAACCACAGGCGAACTCGTGTCGCGCAAAGTCGTGACGGAGCGGTTGCGCTTTTCACTGACCTCACACCCTGATTACGCCTTCGCGGCGCAGCTGGATGCGTCGCAGCGAGCGCTGAATTTGCATACCGCCTCGACAGACAACCCGCAAACTCAACGGCTAGCGGAATCCTGGCGCGCGCAACACAAGCAGCCACAGGCCATTGTCCAGGCGGCGCTCGACCACTATAACCAGGAGCCGTTCGTGTATTCGCTGACCGATGCGCGGATCGACGGCACACGCACCATCGACCGCTTTCTATTTGACCGACGACGCGGCTTTTGCGAACACTACGCCTCGTCGTTTACGTTGCTGATGCGTTACGCCGGGATCCCCGCACGCGTGGTGACCGGCTACATGGGTGGTGAAATCAATACGCTCACCGGACACCTCACCGTGCGCCAATCCGATGCCCACGCGTGGGCCGAGGTGTGGCTTGAAGATCGCGGTTGGGTACGCATAGACCCGACGGCAGCGGTCGCGCCTGAGCGTGTCGAGCAAGGCATCACCGAAGCCTTGCCAGATGGCGAGTTCTTACCGACGCTCATGATGAGCAGCTCCGGCGTAATGACCGGACTGCGGCAGGCCATGGACGCCATTAACGCCAACTGGAACAACTGGGTATTGGGCTACTCGGATGAACGGCAGTGGTCGCTGCTGCGAAAACTTGGCCTCAAAGACCGCGATCTCACCAGCCTAGTGATTGTACTGACCGTCTGCGTCACACTCACCCTTTTGATGCTCGCGCTGTGGTTGCGACACGCCGGTGAGACTCGCCACATCGATCCGGCACAACGACTTTACCGCCGGTTTCAATCACGCCTCGAGCGCCTTGGCATCGAAGCGCGCCCAACCGAAGATGCGCGCCACTATGCGGTGCGCGCCGGTGCCGCGCATCCCGACCTTGCCGTCTACATCGAACGGTTTTGTCGGCTTTATCTCGACGTTCGATACGGTCGATCGCCGGTTCAGGACGGGCTGCGTGACATGAGCGCTCTGTTGGCAGCGCTGCCTCGGTTTAGACGCCGCAAACGCGTCAATCGTCAAACAACTTGA
- a CDS encoding DUF58 domain-containing protein codes for MSAKSGFFAPRLNAWARRRHGVQRSPVKLGNNRLYILPSRSGLVFALMLLVMLLGSMNYNNSMGLGLSFFLGSIMLVTMHHCHRNLLGLSVTYQVPAPVFAKQHAKVHVALHNTLTHTRSDIVAHLEHTDERAVNVEPQQSTCVTLNVPAITRGVHTLPRLSIRSRYPAGLFRTWTWIYWDAKLLVYPEPIGDQPFPGTGYGDESSSTPGAGDEDFAELRSYQRGDPLNRVAWKHYARTGQLHSKSFEGSAGVELWLDWSAVAAHDPEERLSQLCVWVMDADERQLNYGLRLPGTEHRPDTGAAHRNRCLKALALYGVASS; via the coding sequence ATGTCAGCCAAATCCGGCTTCTTTGCACCAAGACTGAACGCCTGGGCGCGACGACGCCACGGTGTTCAACGTAGCCCGGTAAAGCTCGGCAACAACCGACTCTATATCTTACCTTCTCGCTCAGGCTTGGTGTTTGCATTGATGTTGCTGGTCATGCTGCTAGGCTCGATGAACTACAACAACAGCATGGGCCTGGGTCTGTCTTTTTTTCTTGGCAGTATCATGCTGGTCACCATGCATCACTGTCATCGTAATCTACTGGGCCTGTCGGTGACCTACCAAGTGCCCGCACCGGTGTTCGCAAAACAACACGCGAAGGTTCACGTGGCCTTGCACAACACGCTGACACACACGCGTTCCGACATCGTGGCCCATCTTGAGCACACCGATGAGCGCGCCGTCAATGTCGAGCCTCAGCAAAGCACGTGTGTGACGCTCAATGTTCCTGCCATCACACGCGGTGTGCACACCTTGCCGCGCCTAAGCATTCGCTCACGCTATCCAGCTGGACTGTTTCGGACGTGGACCTGGATTTACTGGGATGCCAAATTATTGGTCTACCCAGAACCCATCGGTGACCAGCCGTTTCCCGGCACCGGTTACGGCGACGAATCGTCGTCGACACCCGGCGCGGGCGACGAAGACTTTGCGGAATTGCGCAGCTACCAGCGCGGCGATCCGCTCAATCGCGTAGCGTGGAAGCACTATGCGCGAACCGGCCAACTACACAGCAAGTCGTTTGAGGGAAGTGCCGGTGTCGAATTGTGGCTCGACTGGTCGGCGGTCGCCGCTCATGACCCAGAAGAGCGGCTCTCGCAGCTGTGCGTATGGGTAATGGACGCAGATGAACGCCAACTCAACTACGGCCTTCGACTACCCGGTACCGAACACCGACCTGACACGGGTGCGGCCCATCGAAATCGCTGCCTAAAAGCGCTCGCCTTGTACGGCGTGGCGTCGTCGTGA
- a CDS encoding MoxR family ATPase has protein sequence MSQLSVSAPPELNSHKAIDRVLNTLDQVVLGKPHELRLALSCLLANGHLLIEDVPGVGKTTLAHALAATLGLHFTRIQFTSDMLPSDVIGVSILKQDTGEFELHKGPLFSQVVLGDEVNRATPKTQSALLEAMEERQISIDGVTHTLPAPFFVIATQNPSEQVGTYPLPESQMDRFLMRLSLGYPDRAFERELLTGGDRRAALATLNAVLDAHRLSELQRRVHDVHVAEPLLDYVQNLVEFSRVDGTILNGISPRASLMLLHAARAWAMVDHRDAVIPQDVQDVMGPVVDHRLTLRTSADLDTTSAAEYLLGAVPIP, from the coding sequence ATGAGCCAGCTCAGCGTATCGGCGCCGCCCGAACTTAATTCCCACAAGGCCATCGATCGTGTGCTCAACACACTCGACCAGGTCGTACTCGGCAAACCGCACGAATTGCGCCTAGCTCTGTCGTGCTTGTTAGCCAATGGCCACTTGCTGATTGAAGATGTGCCCGGCGTTGGCAAGACCACGTTGGCACACGCGCTGGCGGCGACCCTTGGGCTTCACTTCACCCGCATCCAATTTACGTCAGACATGCTGCCATCAGATGTGATTGGCGTGTCGATTCTCAAACAGGACACCGGTGAATTTGAGCTGCACAAAGGGCCGTTGTTCAGCCAGGTTGTTCTGGGCGACGAAGTCAATCGAGCCACACCCAAAACCCAAAGCGCACTGCTTGAGGCAATGGAAGAACGACAGATCAGTATCGACGGCGTTACACACACCTTGCCTGCTCCGTTTTTTGTTATCGCGACGCAGAACCCATCGGAGCAGGTCGGTACCTATCCGCTACCCGAATCGCAAATGGATCGTTTTTTAATGCGACTAAGCCTGGGCTATCCCGATCGAGCATTCGAGCGCGAGCTGCTCACTGGCGGGGATCGTCGCGCCGCGCTTGCCACATTGAATGCCGTGCTGGATGCGCATCGGCTCAGTGAACTGCAACGCCGAGTGCACGATGTGCACGTCGCGGAGCCGTTACTGGACTACGTGCAGAATCTGGTCGAATTCTCGCGTGTGGATGGCACGATTCTAAACGGTATTTCACCGCGTGCGTCGTTAATGCTGCTTCACGCCGCCCGCGCCTGGGCGATGGTCGATCATCGCGACGCCGTGATACCACAAGATGTGCAAGATGTGATGGGGCCAGTGGTGGATCATCGGCTGACGCTGCGCACTTCGGCCGATCTTGACACGACCAGCGCCGCAGAGTACTTGCTCGGCGCGGTACCCATCCCATAA